In Primulina eburnea isolate SZY01 chromosome 3, ASM2296580v1, whole genome shotgun sequence, one DNA window encodes the following:
- the LOC140827421 gene encoding uncharacterized protein yields MKIALSVKNKLGFIDGSVIKPSESEPNLLNAWSRNNNIVISWLLNSVSKDISSSVLFAESAMEIWNDLKERFQQSNGPRIFQLLRDLLRLRQDQDSVSVYFTKLKALWEELNHFRPMCNCGKCICSGVKNIEAYVQMDYTLTFLMGLNDSFTHVRSQVLLLDPLPPISRVFALIVQEEWQREVGACQGTSNQGMAFTLKSDRPQTQQGSRRPQQFQRGRPYCTTCNVPSHTIETCYKIHGYPPGYKNRFKQGNRVSTAPVNQVAGQANVSENQDSSTIFQNFNKGHMEQLMAMFIQQLSSSDKKVDIQDNASNPSTSGTCFSISVPSALNIPTCWIVDSGASRHICSNRDAFIFLKTIQGSRVTLPNNEYVDVHFCGDVRLGTSLILSDALCIPEFKLNLLSVSCLLERTQNVMTFRSDSFMNDWQR; encoded by the coding sequence ATGAAAATTGCTCTTTCTGTCAAGAACAAACTAGGATTCATCGATGGATCGGTTATCAAACCGTCAGAATCCGAGCCAAATTTATTGAACGCATGGAGTCGCAACAACAACATAGTTATTTCATGGTTGCTGAATTCTGTTTCTAAAGACATTTCATCCAGTGTTTTGTTTGCCGAATCAGCTATGGAAATTTGGAATGATCTCAAGGAAAGATTTCAACAAAGTAATGGTCCTCGAATTTTTCAACTTCTTCGAGATCTGCTTCGACTTCGTCAAGATCAAGACTCTGTTAGTGTTTACTTTACTAAGCTTAAAGCTCTTTGGGAAGAGTTAAATCACTTTCGCCCTATGTGCAACTGTGGGAAGTGCATCTGTAGCGGGGTGAAGAACATCGAGGCATACGTTCAAATGGATTACACATTGACATTCCTCATGGGACTTAATGATTCATTCACACACGTCAGGAGCCAAGTGCTACTTCTTGATCCTCTGCCACCAATCAGTCGAGTGTTTGCGTTAATTGTTCAAGAAGAATGGCAAAGAGAGGTTGGAGCATGTCAAGGCACTTCAAATCAAGGCATGGCTTTTACACTAAAAAGCGATCGTCCTCAGACACAACAAGGCAGTCGAAGACCACAACAATTCCAAAGAGGAAGGCCATATTGCACAACTTGCAATGTTCCAAGCCACACGATTGAGACTTGCTATAAAATACATGGTTATCCACCTGGATACAAGAATCGGTTCAAACAGGGAAATAGAGTTTCTACTGCTCCTGTTAATCAAGTGGCTGGACAAGCTAATGTGTCTGAAAACCAGGACAGCTCcaccatttttcaaaatttcaacaaagGACACATGGAACAATTAATGGCTATGTTCATCCAACAACTTTCATCATCCGACAAAAAGGTTGATATACAAGACAATGCAAGTAATCCATCCACATCAGGTACTTGTTTCTCTATCTCAGTTCCAAGTGCATTGAATATCCCTACATGCTGGATAGTCGACTCTGGTGCATCTAGACATATTTGCTCAAACCGGGATGCTTTCATTTTCCTTAAGACAATACAGGGTTCAAGAGTGACTTTACCTAACAATGAATATGTGGATGTACACTTTTGTGGTGATGTTAGATTGGGCACTTCTTTGATCCTTTCGGATGCACTTTGTATTCCAGAGTTCAAGTTAAACTTGCTATCTGTCAGCTGCCTCCTTGAGCGTACACAAAATGTGATGACATTCCGTTCTGATTCATTTATGAATGATTGGCAAAGGTAA
- the LOC140827755 gene encoding oil body-associated protein 1A-like produces MEGVNIPTHPEVPGEPTQTSTALLEKATAAIQGFGPVNKIHQHLCAFHFYAHDMTRQVEAHHFCGHQNEEFRQCLIYDGEGDNARLIGLEYVVSKDLFSTLPEEEKRLWHSHEYEVKSGLLFLPTVPGPVQRQDLENVCKTYGKVIHFWQVDRGDDLPLGIPQIMMAFTSDGQLNDNLAQDVEKRYNVSFAKERENRAYMEGPAGGIDPMANGGGQGLRTVLKEVDCNPATRSTARVFV; encoded by the exons ATGGAAGGAGTGAACATTCCGACTCATCCCGAAGTCCCCGGCGAGCCAACGCAGACTTCAACCGCCCTTCTTGAGAAGGCCACCGCCGCCATTCAAGGTTTTGGCCCTGTCAACAAGATCCATCAGCACCTCTGCGC ATTTCATTTCTACGCGCACGACATGACTCGACAAGTGGAGGCGCACCATTTCTGTGGGCACCAGAACGAGGAATTCAGGCAGTGTTTGATATACGACGGGGAAGGCGACAATGCACGTCTGATCGGGCTCGAGTACGTCGTGTCGAAGGATCTGTTCTCGACTTTACCCGAGGAAGAGAAGAGGCTCTGGCACTCCCACGAGTACGAGGTCAAGAGTGGCTTGCTTTTCTTGCCCACCGTCCCCGGGCCGGTACAGCGGCAGGATCTCGAAAACGTGTGCAAGACTTATGGGAAGGTGATCCACTTTTGGCAGGTGGATAGAGGCGACGATCTGCCTCTTGGGATCCCACAAATTATGATGGCTTTCACTAGCGATGGCCAGCTTAATGACAACCTTGCCCAAG ATGTCGAGAAGCGCTACAACGTTTCATTCGCAAAAGAGAGGGAGAATCGGGCGTACATGGAGGGCCCTGCTGGCGGGATAGATCCGATGGCGAATGGGGGTGGACAAGGGCTTCGGACGGTGCTCAAGGAGGTCGATTGCAATCCGGCGACTCGATCAACAGCTAGGGTCTTCGTCTGA
- the LOC140827754 gene encoding auxin-induced protein PCNT115-like, whose product MTLRMTMTMPAVPRIQLGSNGLEVSKIGLGCVGMSATYGPPKPEPEMIKLIHRAIDSGVTFFDTSDFYGPYTNEILLGKAFKGVRERVEVATKFGVRLKDDKLEIQGHPRYVREACEASLKRLDIDCIDLYYVHRIDIEVPIEVTMWELKKLVEEGKIKHIGLSEASASTIRRAHSVHPLTAVQTEWSLWSRDLEEQIVPTCRELGIGIVAYSPLGRGFLAAGPGFIQDLAESDFRKRFPRFKQQNLEQNKHIYNRICEMADRKGCTAAQLALAWVLQRGEDVCPIPGTTKIDNFDQNIGALMVSLTSADKAELESYATGDIVKGDRHAFMSQTWMNSETPPLPLWTSMEGSSAEALA is encoded by the exons ATGACTTTACGTATGACCATGACAATGCCGGCCGTGCCGAGGATCCAATTGGGCTCGAATGGCTTAGAGGTGTCGAAAATCGGGTTGGGATGCGTTGGCATGTCCGCGACATATGGTCCACCCAAGCCCGAGCCTGAAATGATCAAGCTCATCCACCGCGCCATCGATTCCGGTGTCACTTTTTTCGACACATCGGATTTCTACGGGCCATACACCAACGAGATTTTGTTAGGCAAG gcGTTTAAAGGAGTGAGAGAGAGAGTAGAGGTAGCTACTAAATTTGGGGTACGTTTGAAGGATGATAAATTGGAAATTCAAGGCCATCCCAGATATGTAAGGGAAGCATGTGAGGCGAGCTTGAAACGTCTCGATATCGATTGCATTGATCTCTACTATGTTCATCGGATCGATATTGAAGTGCCCATCGAAGTCACG ATGTGGGAACTCAAGAAACTCGTCGAAGAGGGGAAAATTAAACACATAGGGCTATCGGAGGCATCGGCTTCAACCATCAGAAGGGCTCATTCTGTCCATCCACTGACGGCTGTTCAGACAGAGTGGTCTTTGTGGTCTAGAGATTTAGAAGAACAAATTGTTCCCACTTGCAG GGAGCTTGGTATTGGGATTGTGGCTTACAGTCCTCTTGGACGTGGTTTTCTTGCTGCTGGTCCTGGCTTCATTCAGGATTTGGCAGAGAGTGATTTTCGTAAG AGATTTCCAAGATTCAAGCAGCAAAATCTTGAGCAAAACAAGCATATATACAACCGCATTTGCGAAATGGCAGACAGAAAAGGATGCACCGCCGCTCAACTAGCACTAGCATGGGTCCTCCAACGAGGGGAGGATGTTTGCCCCATACCCGGCACAACCAAGATTGACAACTTCGACCAGAATATTGGAGCACTGATGGTGAGCTTGACATCGGCTGACAAGGCCGAGCTCGAGTCTTACGCCACCGGCGATATCGTTAAAGGTGACAGGCATGCCTTCATGTCACAAACTTGGATGAATTCGGAGACACCTCCATTACCACTGTGGACATCAATGGAAGGGTCTTCAGCAGAGGCTTTGGCCTGA